A single genomic interval of Phycisphaeraceae bacterium harbors:
- a CDS encoding HD domain-containing protein has protein sequence MQSSCTLSMRAAAEGLLAGFATMDRDMADHCRRVSELAGGLARAAGLSVREITITEVAGLLHDIGKFRVPARILRKPGPLTPGERSLIQEHSEMGSEIVSRVGALRSFAAAVTHHHERWDGTGYPGRLAGEEIPLVARIIAVVDAWDAMVQPRGYAPTRSIEEARAEILRGAGSQFDPALAELFVHEVVDERVDRALLMAA, from the coding sequence ATGCAGTCATCCTGCACACTGTCGATGCGAGCCGCGGCGGAGGGCCTCCTGGCGGGATTCGCCACCATGGACAGGGACATGGCCGACCACTGCCGGCGGGTCAGCGAGTTGGCGGGGGGCTTGGCCCGCGCCGCCGGCTTGAGCGTGCGAGAGATCACCATCACCGAGGTCGCGGGGCTGCTGCACGACATCGGGAAGTTCCGGGTGCCTGCGCGGATCCTCCGGAAGCCGGGGCCTCTGACGCCAGGTGAGCGTTCGCTCATCCAGGAGCACTCGGAGATGGGCTCGGAGATCGTGTCGAGGGTTGGCGCGCTTCGTTCATTCGCCGCTGCGGTCACCCACCACCATGAACGATGGGATGGCACCGGGTACCCGGGTCGCCTCGCGGGGGAGGAGATTCCGCTCGTCGCGCGAATCATCGCAGTGGTCGACGCCTGGGATGCCATGGTCCAGCCGCGCGGCTACGCGCCGACGCGATCGATCGAGGAGGCACGAGCTGAGATCCTTCGCGGCGCGGGCAGCCAGTTCGACCCTGCGCTCGCAGAGCTCTTCGTGCACGAAGTGGTCGACGAGCGCGTCGATCGCGCCCTCCTGATGGCCGCGTGA
- a CDS encoding sigma-70 family RNA polymerase sigma factor yields the protein MLSTIAELTETERLVLIMHWGDRCTIDEMASVLARDRGEISAIVHRVREIVSEAVALTPSICPAGSPDQLR from the coding sequence ATGCTGAGCACGATCGCTGAACTGACGGAGACGGAGCGACTGGTCCTGATCATGCACTGGGGCGATCGATGCACCATCGATGAGATGGCCAGCGTGCTCGCCCGCGATCGCGGGGAGATCTCGGCGATTGTTCACCGGGTGCGAGAGATTGTCTCCGAGGCGGTGGCGCTCACCCCGTCCATTTGCCCAGCAGGATCGCCAGATCAGCTCCGTTGA
- a CDS encoding PAS domain S-box protein, giving the protein MPCDPQEHHHRAMAMASARTAIAEVELRLGVCGGHSRLLRASVVAAIVFSVCLISVVLITRSKFAVDSDRIAERHRLEQDQFRAMVEFTIGDRMREFEQALRAAQSYFDGSNGVDRAEWLRVVTAVRRSVDPSGVNAMLVITRIPEDQREALIATLLPREESAHVTQAPCSDGPHQFPEAWVVTHCEPEPVAHFMLGRDLSQCADRVDAMLEACDSNECRITGLIDLWGGVSTRGFNLYLPIFNTTVPPETIGDRRQALAGWVCLRFESERFLSDNAIKALDSVGQVWVHNGPEPSEDSLICHGDGAGAGPPADASVNWFSVPVAGRTWTVGTRLHAGQPSAVNQWLLPIGGVIFAALASGIAAMLIRTRARAVEIARRMTSELRRAVMESDRLNHELRLQSIALDTATILSETDADGRITAVNDLFCRVTGYSREELIGATHRLISSGRHSAEFWSSMFECLHRDGIWNGTICNRSKNGSLIWLKTAIVAIRDQHGRIVRFVSVRSDLTEQILAEESLAAALERACSSESELRMLLSIATGASRSLCKSEALHLALEALREATGCRSARVSRIGGDGTTGHPSLEVRSVDGSSNSLWTDAAWKLVDDSMGHGETSLDLRADPSETMWFRSESDGGADTDDGATGGPRPITAVRIPIRTGEVLQVVVELLWDGDFVPGERLTRMLEVAAGEIRRGLERIDAEQRVIESERFSRATVDALQAHVAILDERGTILAVNEAWRSFASANGSTGAFEGVNYLTVCRSAAGDSASKAIEAAEGVRMVLEGSRQSFSMEYDCHSPREQRWFMMRVARFPGDGAVRVVVSHENITEVRLAQERLAEQANALACAVEAARASEEQARAMIGGALDAAIAADENGVIISWNQHAEAAFGWTRDEAVGRNLTDTLIPERFHEGHRAGLARFCAQGGGRVIGRRVELVARCKDGREIPVEMSVAASRMANGRLMFCSFLRDISDRRAAEAARELHTQQLLDATQKLEQQAKELRATSERAEAASRSKSEFLAMVSHEIRTPLNGVIGTLDLLDQSATSEQQRRYIHLGRYSAVSLLSIINDILDFSKVEAGRLELHEIPFDLHAMVHDAVGMAAIRQKERGLDCSCAIGSEVPRFVHADPDRLRQVLLNLLSNAVKFTPRGSVSLQVEHIGPTTDGARAVVRFSVTDTGIGISPEGQKRLFQAFSQADATASRRFGGTGLGLAICKRLVELMGGSIGVDSEEGRGSTFHFEVPLTTTDPCLPMTKTVTAIGALERSALVIGAQGHIQHDHLVRTVRDLGYRIEEQAEVSEAIRWLQGVTASERRPEVMVLVDRPGASQGQAMADARRLDAMFARIPWILIRSDRGGDVPPLPACAAVLSTPFRRSALRRAVTTAVDSRHAVARTASRSLHLLLVEDNEINQVVARELLEQIGHRCAVAPNGRAALEAIERESFDAVLMDCQMPEMDGFEATREIRRREAERSGGAAPVRRIPIIALTANAVRGDRDRCLDAGMDDFITKPMDLQQVTAALDACVANSRNFQEECTMTIDPTPNSTGPAGSASAPRDEVPRHHTGTGQCPLGHGRSPDAQARGTGDEGSGIDPLDAATLVHRCMGDLTLVDDLLERFERQARESLTAIERLVSSGEVRAAAERCHALKGAAATMAADGVSSAAERIEKAVLSGALHEATRSLHELHEEVERCLGFLPVLRPRLAMHVPRGETRGSEKS; this is encoded by the coding sequence ATGCCGTGCGATCCGCAGGAACATCATCATCGCGCCATGGCAATGGCGTCGGCGCGAACCGCGATTGCCGAGGTTGAACTGCGCCTCGGAGTGTGTGGCGGTCACTCGCGTCTCCTTCGCGCGTCCGTCGTGGCAGCGATCGTCTTCTCGGTGTGTCTGATCTCCGTGGTGTTGATCACACGATCGAAGTTCGCCGTGGACAGTGACCGAATTGCCGAGCGGCACCGACTCGAACAAGATCAGTTCCGTGCGATGGTCGAGTTCACGATCGGGGATCGCATGCGGGAATTCGAGCAGGCACTCCGCGCAGCCCAGAGTTACTTCGACGGCAGCAACGGTGTGGATCGAGCGGAGTGGCTGCGAGTGGTCACAGCCGTTCGACGGAGTGTTGATCCGAGCGGCGTCAACGCAATGCTCGTCATCACCCGCATTCCGGAGGACCAGCGGGAGGCGCTGATCGCGACGCTCCTTCCTCGCGAGGAGTCAGCGCATGTCACTCAGGCGCCATGCTCCGATGGCCCGCACCAGTTTCCCGAGGCATGGGTAGTGACTCATTGCGAGCCGGAGCCAGTGGCGCACTTCATGCTCGGGCGCGACTTGAGCCAATGTGCCGACCGCGTTGATGCAATGCTCGAAGCGTGCGACTCGAACGAATGCCGCATCACCGGTCTGATTGACCTATGGGGCGGCGTTTCCACGCGCGGGTTCAACCTCTACCTGCCGATCTTCAACACCACGGTGCCGCCGGAGACGATTGGCGATCGCCGACAGGCGCTGGCCGGCTGGGTCTGTCTTCGATTCGAGTCGGAGCGTTTCCTCAGTGACAATGCAATCAAGGCGCTCGACTCCGTCGGGCAGGTCTGGGTTCACAACGGGCCGGAGCCTTCGGAGGATTCCTTGATCTGCCATGGGGACGGGGCGGGCGCAGGCCCCCCGGCCGATGCATCGGTGAATTGGTTCAGCGTGCCTGTGGCCGGTCGAACCTGGACCGTTGGTACGCGCCTCCATGCGGGGCAGCCTTCGGCGGTCAATCAGTGGCTGCTTCCCATCGGCGGAGTCATCTTCGCCGCCCTCGCATCCGGAATCGCAGCCATGCTCATTCGAACGCGCGCCCGCGCAGTGGAGATCGCGCGGCGAATGACATCGGAGCTGCGTCGCGCGGTCATGGAATCGGACCGCCTGAACCACGAGCTTCGGCTCCAGTCGATCGCCCTCGACACCGCCACGATCCTTTCGGAGACTGATGCCGACGGTCGCATCACCGCGGTGAATGATCTCTTCTGCCGGGTCACCGGGTACTCCCGCGAGGAGCTGATCGGAGCCACGCACCGCCTCATCAGCTCGGGGCGTCACAGCGCCGAGTTCTGGAGCTCGATGTTCGAGTGTCTCCACCGCGACGGCATCTGGAACGGCACCATCTGCAATCGATCCAAGAACGGATCGCTGATCTGGCTGAAGACCGCCATCGTGGCCATTCGCGACCAGCATGGACGGATCGTGCGCTTCGTCTCGGTCCGCTCGGACCTGACAGAGCAGATTCTTGCCGAGGAGAGCCTTGCCGCCGCCTTGGAGCGTGCCTGCAGTTCTGAGAGTGAGCTGCGCATGCTGCTGTCCATTGCCACTGGAGCGTCGCGATCCCTCTGCAAGAGCGAGGCGCTTCACCTGGCCCTCGAAGCCCTCCGTGAGGCGACCGGGTGTCGATCCGCGCGGGTGAGCCGAATCGGTGGAGACGGCACTACGGGCCACCCGTCGCTCGAGGTTCGCTCAGTGGATGGGAGCAGCAACTCATTGTGGACAGACGCCGCTTGGAAGCTCGTCGATGATTCCATGGGACATGGCGAGACCTCGCTTGACCTTCGCGCCGACCCTTCGGAAACCATGTGGTTCAGATCGGAGTCTGATGGTGGTGCCGATACCGACGACGGTGCCACGGGCGGTCCGCGGCCGATCACCGCCGTTCGTATTCCGATCCGCACCGGCGAGGTTCTCCAGGTGGTGGTCGAACTTCTCTGGGACGGAGACTTCGTCCCCGGCGAGCGCCTCACGCGAATGCTCGAGGTCGCCGCCGGGGAGATTCGACGCGGACTTGAGCGCATTGATGCTGAGCAACGGGTGATTGAGTCCGAGCGTTTCTCTCGCGCGACCGTGGACGCACTCCAAGCTCATGTAGCGATCCTCGATGAGCGCGGCACGATCCTTGCCGTCAACGAGGCATGGCGTTCGTTCGCGTCGGCCAACGGATCGACGGGCGCCTTCGAGGGCGTCAACTACCTCACGGTGTGCCGGTCCGCCGCCGGGGACAGCGCCTCGAAGGCCATTGAAGCTGCCGAGGGTGTCCGGATGGTCCTCGAGGGTTCCAGGCAGAGCTTCTCGATGGAGTATGACTGTCACTCCCCCCGCGAGCAACGATGGTTCATGATGCGCGTCGCGCGCTTCCCCGGTGACGGAGCCGTGAGGGTCGTCGTTTCTCACGAGAACATCACCGAGGTGCGCCTCGCACAGGAGCGGTTGGCCGAGCAGGCCAACGCTCTCGCCTGTGCGGTCGAGGCGGCGCGAGCCAGCGAAGAACAGGCTCGCGCCATGATCGGTGGTGCACTCGATGCCGCGATCGCCGCCGATGAAAATGGGGTCATCATCTCATGGAACCAGCATGCAGAAGCTGCATTTGGCTGGACTCGCGACGAGGCGGTGGGACGAAACCTGACCGACACGCTGATTCCGGAGCGATTTCACGAAGGACATCGTGCCGGCCTCGCACGGTTCTGCGCCCAAGGCGGCGGTCGCGTGATCGGTCGCCGCGTGGAGCTTGTTGCCCGCTGCAAAGATGGTCGTGAGATCCCGGTCGAGATGTCGGTCGCGGCGTCGCGCATGGCCAACGGCCGTCTCATGTTCTGCTCGTTTCTTCGAGACATTTCGGATCGCCGGGCGGCTGAAGCGGCGCGTGAACTGCACACCCAGCAGTTGTTGGATGCCACTCAGAAGCTGGAACAACAGGCCAAGGAGCTTCGTGCGACTTCCGAGCGGGCGGAGGCGGCCAGTCGCTCCAAGAGCGAGTTCCTCGCCATGGTCAGCCACGAGATTCGAACGCCGCTCAACGGAGTCATCGGCACGCTTGACTTGCTCGACCAATCCGCCACTTCGGAGCAACAGCGACGGTACATTCACCTCGGGCGATACTCCGCCGTTTCACTGCTGTCAATCATCAACGACATCCTTGACTTCTCGAAGGTGGAGGCGGGTCGGCTGGAGCTCCATGAGATTCCCTTCGATCTGCACGCCATGGTGCACGATGCGGTCGGCATGGCCGCGATCCGGCAGAAGGAGCGCGGTTTGGATTGCTCCTGCGCGATCGGGTCGGAGGTGCCGCGCTTCGTCCATGCCGATCCCGATCGACTGCGCCAGGTCCTCCTGAATCTTCTCAGCAACGCAGTGAAATTCACTCCAAGGGGCAGCGTGTCGCTCCAGGTCGAACACATCGGCCCTACAACGGACGGGGCCAGGGCAGTGGTCCGTTTCAGCGTGACCGACACCGGGATTGGGATTTCTCCCGAGGGCCAGAAGCGCCTCTTCCAGGCGTTCTCCCAGGCTGATGCCACGGCGTCGCGTCGATTTGGCGGCACGGGCCTCGGCCTGGCGATCTGCAAGCGCCTGGTGGAGCTGATGGGTGGCTCCATCGGAGTCGACAGTGAGGAAGGCCGCGGCTCGACCTTCCACTTTGAAGTTCCGCTCACCACCACCGACCCGTGCCTCCCGATGACCAAGACTGTGACGGCGATCGGAGCCCTGGAGCGATCGGCGCTGGTGATCGGTGCACAGGGTCACATCCAGCACGATCACCTCGTTCGGACCGTCCGCGACCTTGGATACCGCATTGAAGAGCAGGCCGAAGTCTCCGAGGCGATCCGATGGCTGCAGGGTGTCACTGCCTCGGAGCGGCGTCCTGAAGTCATGGTGCTCGTCGACCGCCCGGGGGCGTCGCAGGGGCAGGCCATGGCCGACGCCCGACGACTCGACGCGATGTTCGCCCGGATCCCGTGGATCCTGATCCGATCCGATCGGGGGGGCGATGTGCCGCCTCTTCCAGCCTGCGCCGCAGTTCTCTCAACCCCGTTTCGGCGGTCGGCACTGCGGCGGGCCGTGACGACGGCAGTCGATTCGCGTCATGCGGTGGCCCGGACGGCGAGCCGCTCACTTCATCTGCTCCTCGTTGAGGACAACGAGATCAACCAGGTGGTTGCCCGTGAGCTCCTGGAGCAGATTGGACATCGGTGCGCGGTGGCCCCCAATGGACGGGCCGCCCTCGAGGCGATCGAGCGAGAGTCCTTCGACGCGGTGCTGATGGACTGTCAGATGCCCGAGATGGACGGGTTCGAGGCGACTCGCGAGATCCGCCGCCGGGAGGCGGAGCGATCCGGTGGCGCTGCTCCCGTCAGGAGGATTCCGATCATCGCCCTCACGGCGAATGCCGTCCGCGGAGATCGCGATCGCTGTCTCGACGCGGGCATGGACGACTTCATCACCAAGCCGATGGACCTGCAGCAGGTCACAGCGGCGCTCGACGCCTGTGTCGCGAATTCACGCAACTTCCAGGAGGAATGCACCATGACGATTGATCCGACGCCGAACTCAACGGGGCCTGCGGGGAGCGCCTCGGCGCCGCGCGACGAAGTGCCCCGGCACCACACCGGGACCGGCCAGTGCCCCCTCGGCCATGGTCGCTCGCCCGATGCGCAGGCGCGTGGAACGGGCGACGAGGGATCAGGCATCGACCCACTCGACGCAGCCACGCTCGTCCATCGCTGCATGGGCGATCTGACGCTCGTCGACGACCTCCTCGAGCGCTTCGAACGCCAGGCACGCGAGAGCCTCACGGCGATCGAACGCCTGGTGTCATCGGGCGAGGTGCGCGCCGCGGCGGAGCGATGCCATGCACTCAAGGGTGCTGCTGCGACCATGGCCGCCGATGGCGTCTCGTCAGCCGCCGAGCGCATTGAGAAGGCCGTCCTTTCTGGAGCGCTCCACGAGGCGACCCGCTCGCTGCACGAGCTCCATGAGGAGGTCGAACGATGCCTCGGCTTCCTTCCGGTGCTTCGCCCGCGCCTGGCGATGCATGTTCCGCGCGGCGAGACCAGGGGGAGCGAGAAGTCATGA
- the acs gene encoding acetate--CoA ligase, producing the protein MEQRSGHSSSSAARGSAGSGSNAAGIESILTEERIFNPPSDLASRLGSLHVPDMASYRAMYERSIRDPEGFWAEVAGGFHWFKRWSKVLEWDLPFARWFVGGTTNVCFNCVDRQVNEGHGNEVAIIWEGEPVGAGSGGAGRGDARAVGPQIRTLTYRELQHEVSRFGNVLKSLGVKRGDVVTLYMGMVPELAIAMLACARIGAAHSVIFGGFAASAIVDRVRDAGSTLIVTCDGGHRRGSLVPLKDNVDRACEQLPEVRHVVVFRRCANPIQWTHGRDHWWHELMQGAGDACPCEAMDSEELLFLLYTSGSTGKPKGIRHTTGGYMIYTAFTAKMTFNLHPGSDEVYWCTADIGWITGHSYVIYGLLPNRVPTLMYEGAPNHPKEDRFWEIVERHRVTHFYTAPTAIRAFMKWGDEHPARHDLSSLRILGTVGEPINPEAWMWYRGKIGSDRCPVVDTFWQTETGGHMITPLPGCTPLVPGSCTLPCFGIDAAVVDEQGRELPPNRGGLLVVRKPWPGMLRGIHGDPQRYRETYWSRVPGMYLAGDGARRDARGYFWIMGRIDDVINVSGHRLGTMEVESALVAHDAVVEAAVVGMPHEIKGTGIAAFVTLAPGWQERANDALRKALQDHVVQEIGAIARPDMIRFTNALPKTRSGKIMRRLLRDVAAGRDSAQDTTTLEDFSVLAKLRESEE; encoded by the coding sequence GAGCGCATCTTCAATCCGCCCTCGGACCTCGCCTCGCGGCTCGGCTCGCTGCATGTCCCCGACATGGCGAGCTACCGGGCGATGTACGAGCGCTCGATCCGCGATCCGGAGGGCTTCTGGGCTGAAGTTGCCGGAGGATTCCACTGGTTCAAGCGCTGGTCAAAGGTGCTCGAGTGGGATCTTCCCTTCGCCCGGTGGTTCGTCGGCGGCACCACCAATGTCTGCTTCAACTGCGTCGACCGACAGGTGAACGAGGGCCACGGCAATGAAGTCGCCATCATCTGGGAGGGCGAACCCGTCGGTGCAGGATCTGGTGGCGCGGGGCGCGGCGATGCACGCGCTGTGGGGCCTCAGATTCGGACCCTCACCTATCGCGAGTTGCAGCACGAGGTGAGCCGATTCGGGAATGTGCTCAAGAGCCTCGGTGTGAAGCGCGGCGATGTTGTCACGCTCTACATGGGCATGGTGCCGGAACTTGCGATCGCGATGCTCGCCTGCGCTCGGATCGGCGCGGCGCACTCGGTCATCTTCGGCGGATTCGCCGCCAGCGCCATCGTCGATCGCGTGCGTGACGCCGGAAGCACGCTCATCGTGACCTGCGACGGCGGCCATCGCCGCGGCTCGCTGGTGCCGCTCAAGGACAATGTCGATCGCGCCTGCGAGCAACTCCCCGAGGTTCGGCATGTGGTCGTCTTCAGGCGATGCGCCAATCCCATCCAGTGGACCCACGGCCGCGATCACTGGTGGCATGAGCTCATGCAAGGGGCGGGTGATGCGTGCCCCTGCGAGGCGATGGACTCTGAAGAGCTGCTCTTCCTGCTCTACACGAGCGGGTCGACCGGCAAGCCCAAGGGCATTCGCCACACCACCGGCGGCTACATGATCTACACCGCCTTCACGGCGAAGATGACATTCAATCTCCACCCCGGAAGCGACGAGGTCTACTGGTGTACCGCCGACATCGGGTGGATCACCGGCCACAGCTATGTGATCTACGGGCTCCTGCCCAATCGCGTGCCCACGCTCATGTACGAGGGCGCTCCGAACCACCCGAAGGAAGACCGCTTCTGGGAGATCGTGGAGCGCCATCGCGTCACGCACTTCTACACGGCGCCGACGGCCATCCGCGCCTTCATGAAGTGGGGCGACGAACATCCGGCCAGGCATGATCTCTCCTCGCTGCGCATCCTCGGGACCGTGGGCGAGCCGATCAACCCGGAAGCGTGGATGTGGTATCGCGGGAAGATCGGGAGTGATCGCTGCCCGGTCGTCGACACCTTCTGGCAGACGGAGACAGGCGGCCACATGATCACGCCGCTGCCGGGATGCACACCGCTCGTCCCGGGAAGCTGCACGCTGCCCTGCTTCGGCATCGATGCCGCGGTCGTCGATGAACAGGGTCGCGAGCTTCCGCCGAATCGAGGGGGGCTGCTTGTCGTCCGCAAGCCGTGGCCCGGAATGCTGCGCGGCATTCACGGAGACCCGCAGCGCTACAGGGAGACCTATTGGAGCCGAGTGCCGGGCATGTACCTCGCAGGCGACGGCGCTCGGCGGGACGCGCGTGGGTACTTCTGGATCATGGGTCGCATCGACGATGTGATCAATGTCTCCGGCCATCGGCTGGGCACGATGGAAGTGGAGTCCGCCCTGGTCGCACACGACGCGGTCGTGGAGGCGGCCGTCGTCGGCATGCCTCACGAGATAAAGGGCACCGGCATCGCGGCGTTCGTGACACTCGCACCGGGGTGGCAGGAGCGAGCCAACGACGCGCTGCGCAAGGCGCTGCAGGACCATGTGGTCCAGGAGATTGGTGCCATCGCCCGACCGGACATGATCCGCTTCACCAATGCGCTCCCCAAGACGCGCTCCGGCAAGATCATGCGGCGCCTGCTCCGAGATGTCGCCGCGGGCCGCGACTCGGCCCAGGACACCACAACGCTGGAAGACTTCAGCGTGCTCGCGAAGCTGCGCGAGAGCGAGGAGTAG
- a CDS encoding response regulator: protein MNVLVVDDSEIFRTLIGRTLESAGFRVHTASDGVEAMRWIEEGRARLVVTDWEMPRMGGLELCHAVRGSDLPAYVFILLVTAHHTPAERVQGLAAGADDLIAKPFEPAELIERVRIGERILGLETRDVAIFALAKLAESRDPETGAHLERVQLYSRALARRLAAREKYRDRIDAEFIRLIFQTSPLHDIGKVGIPDSVLLKPDRLNQSEFEIMKTHAAIGAETLDAALERYPDAGFLRMARDIAASHHEWWNGQGYPLGLHGEDIPLSGRIVAVADVYDALTSKRIYKGAFTHSVARDLIVKESGSHFDPEVVAAFLDREEEFIEIHNLYDDTIQASKLTLAPLPPPGLAPAPVKIA, encoded by the coding sequence ATGAATGTGCTTGTCGTCGATGACTCGGAGATCTTCCGCACCCTGATTGGACGCACGCTCGAGAGCGCGGGGTTCCGCGTGCACACGGCGTCCGACGGCGTGGAGGCGATGAGGTGGATCGAAGAGGGAAGGGCGCGCCTGGTCGTCACCGACTGGGAGATGCCGCGGATGGGGGGGCTGGAGCTCTGCCACGCCGTGCGCGGATCAGACCTCCCGGCGTATGTCTTCATCCTGCTGGTCACGGCACACCACACGCCGGCCGAGCGCGTGCAGGGGCTCGCGGCGGGCGCCGATGACCTCATTGCCAAGCCGTTCGAACCTGCCGAGCTGATCGAGCGCGTGCGCATCGGAGAGCGGATCCTCGGACTCGAGACCCGCGATGTGGCGATCTTCGCGCTCGCCAAGCTCGCCGAGTCTCGCGATCCGGAGACGGGGGCGCACCTTGAACGAGTGCAGCTCTACTCGCGAGCGCTCGCGCGGAGGCTTGCGGCGCGTGAGAAGTACCGCGATCGGATCGATGCGGAGTTCATCCGCCTGATCTTCCAGACGAGCCCGCTGCATGACATCGGCAAGGTCGGCATCCCTGACTCGGTGCTGCTCAAGCCCGACCGGCTCAACCAGTCGGAGTTCGAGATCATGAAGACGCATGCGGCGATCGGGGCGGAGACGCTCGATGCCGCTCTCGAGCGCTACCCCGATGCCGGCTTTCTTCGCATGGCCCGCGATATCGCTGCCAGCCATCACGAGTGGTGGAATGGCCAGGGATACCCGCTTGGTCTTCACGGCGAGGACATCCCCCTTTCCGGCAGGATCGTGGCCGTGGCTGATGTCTACGACGCCCTGACCTCCAAGCGCATCTACAAGGGCGCGTTCACTCACAGCGTCGCACGCGATCTGATCGTGAAGGAGTCGGGCTCCCACTTCGATCCCGAGGTGGTCGCGGCGTTCCTCGACCGGGAGGAGGAGTTCATCGAGATCCACAACCTGTATGACGACACCATCCAGGCGTCGAAACTGACCCTGGCGCCGCTGCCTCCGCCGGGCCTGGCGCCGGCACCCGTGAAGATCGCGTGA
- a CDS encoding dockerin type I repeat-containing protein has protein sequence MTAPTTLPRPSSRSSFLTTGFAAVAPALLLAASASAEVNYQGLILTPALDRWMYPFGAQAGAEATISTFGSEPGAPDFDSRDGQMLVRFDTGSLVPAGLGAHRYLVTSLRLTVEFANDLIVEYDPTPDPWQSFLDPSDPEWVPDPDPGQPVELFGVGFRNGFSLQTFAENSPYTVPPNSPLSPSVRNAFALSFNEQGAAIDVSNNPREGFDPKRFSVGLIDGLEPGDLIPVGTVMHFDLDVSDPDIQGYLAKGVDAGRLMFAITSLTFVVQQGGNFPRFYSKENAFVIFGLAQPARLEYQVTILPECIPADLNCDGSVNGADLALLLGTWGPCVGCAADLNNDGVVNGADLAILLGKWTG, from the coding sequence ATGACCGCCCCCACCACCTTGCCCAGACCCTCGTCCCGATCCTCCTTTCTGACCACCGGCTTCGCCGCGGTCGCTCCCGCGCTTCTTCTCGCGGCGTCAGCGAGTGCGGAGGTCAACTACCAAGGCCTCATCCTGACCCCGGCGCTCGATCGCTGGATGTACCCATTCGGCGCTCAAGCTGGCGCGGAAGCAACGATCTCGACCTTCGGCTCGGAACCCGGTGCGCCGGACTTCGACAGCCGCGACGGGCAGATGCTGGTGCGCTTCGATACGGGTTCGCTCGTCCCCGCGGGTCTTGGTGCTCATCGATACCTGGTGACTTCGTTGCGCCTCACCGTCGAGTTCGCGAATGACCTCATCGTTGAGTACGACCCGACGCCCGATCCATGGCAGAGCTTCCTCGACCCATCGGACCCAGAGTGGGTTCCCGACCCTGACCCGGGCCAGCCGGTCGAACTCTTCGGGGTCGGCTTCCGCAACGGGTTCTCGCTTCAGACCTTTGCGGAGAACTCGCCCTACACGGTGCCGCCGAACAGTCCTCTGAGCCCGAGTGTTCGCAATGCCTTCGCGCTCTCCTTCAACGAGCAGGGCGCGGCGATCGATGTCAGCAACAACCCGCGCGAGGGCTTTGATCCGAAGCGATTCAGCGTCGGCCTGATCGACGGTCTTGAACCGGGCGATCTGATTCCCGTCGGCACCGTCATGCACTTTGACCTCGATGTGAGCGATCCTGACATTCAGGGCTATCTCGCCAAGGGCGTCGATGCCGGGCGGTTGATGTTCGCCATCACCAGCCTGACTTTCGTGGTCCAGCAGGGCGGCAACTTTCCCCGCTTCTACAGCAAGGAAAATGCCTTCGTCATCTTTGGATTGGCGCAGCCGGCGCGCTTGGAGTACCAGGTGACGATTCTTCCGGAGTGCATCCCCGCCGACCTCAACTGCGATGGCTCAGTGAATGGCGCCGACCTTGCCCTGTTGCTCGGAACCTGGGGCCCATGCGTCGGATGCGCCGCCGATCTGAACAACGACGGTGTCGTCAACGGAGCTGATCTGGCGATCCTGCTGGGCAAATGGACGGGGTGA